Proteins encoded in a region of the Bradyrhizobium sp. CB3481 genome:
- a CDS encoding N-acetylmuramoyl-L-alanine amidase yields the protein MASRANHLVLLGCGLLCAAAWLCTPVIATSAAQGAASPPAIQGPATVPAVPNSAAVPNFPIASDARLAGDNRQTRFILDLDKPVQFRAFTLADPYRVVIDLPQVNFQLAGGVGTAGRGLVKAFRYGVVMPGGSRIVFDLTGPAKIAKSYVLEAANGQPPRLVLELEHVDRTAFVQALAPESRPELRPAIAEANAVAARPEERAVSAAPQTADKRPVIVIDPGHGGEDNGTQAGGADVMEKNLVLTFGLALRDRLEKSGKYRIVMTRTDDTFIALADRVKVARSEAAALFVSIHADALPRGEGDAQGATIYTLSDKASDSEAQRLADVENKSDAIGGVSLADEPTEVADILIDLVQRETKTFSNRFARMLMNEMKATVRMHKHPLKSAGFRVLKAPDVPSVLVELGYVSNKGDLEHLVSENWRNKTVGSMAQAIDTFLAKRIVTAGPGK from the coding sequence TTGGCGAGCCGCGCAAATCATCTTGTTTTGCTGGGATGTGGGCTGTTGTGCGCCGCAGCATGGCTGTGCACGCCCGTGATCGCGACCAGTGCGGCCCAAGGGGCGGCTTCGCCGCCGGCGATACAAGGACCGGCCACGGTTCCGGCCGTCCCCAATTCGGCAGCGGTGCCGAATTTCCCGATCGCCTCCGATGCCCGGCTGGCAGGTGACAACAGGCAGACCCGCTTCATCCTCGATCTCGACAAGCCCGTCCAGTTTCGCGCCTTCACGCTGGCCGACCCATATCGCGTCGTGATCGACCTTCCCCAGGTCAATTTCCAGCTTGCCGGCGGGGTCGGCACGGCGGGGCGGGGCCTGGTCAAGGCGTTCCGCTACGGCGTCGTCATGCCGGGCGGGTCGCGGATCGTGTTCGATCTGACGGGGCCGGCCAAGATCGCCAAATCCTACGTGTTGGAGGCCGCGAACGGTCAGCCGCCGCGGCTGGTGCTCGAACTCGAGCACGTTGACCGCACCGCCTTCGTCCAGGCGCTGGCGCCGGAAAGCCGCCCCGAATTGCGGCCCGCGATCGCCGAGGCGAACGCGGTCGCCGCGCGGCCGGAGGAACGGGCGGTGTCGGCTGCGCCGCAAACGGCCGACAAGCGGCCGGTGATCGTGATCGATCCCGGGCATGGCGGCGAGGACAACGGCACCCAGGCCGGCGGCGCCGATGTCATGGAAAAGAATCTGGTGCTGACGTTCGGCCTGGCGCTACGCGATCGGCTCGAGAAGTCCGGCAAGTATCGTATCGTCATGACGCGGACGGACGATACGTTCATTGCGCTCGCCGACCGCGTGAAGGTCGCCCGCAGCGAGGCGGCGGCGCTGTTCGTCTCGATTCATGCGGATGCATTGCCCCGCGGCGAGGGCGACGCCCAGGGCGCCACCATCTACACGCTGTCCGACAAGGCCTCGGACTCCGAGGCCCAGCGACTGGCGGATGTCGAAAACAAGTCGGACGCGATCGGCGGCGTCAGCCTCGCCGATGAGCCGACCGAAGTCGCCGATATCCTGATCGACCTCGTGCAGCGTGAGACCAAGACCTTTTCAAACCGCTTCGCGCGGATGTTGATGAATGAGATGAAAGCCACGGTGCGGATGCACAAGCATCCGCTGAAATCGGCCGGTTTCCGGGTCCTGAAGGCTCCAGACGTGCCCTCCGTGCTGGTCGAGCTCGGCTACGTCTCGAACAAGGGCGACCTTGAGCATCTGGTGTCGGAAAATTGGCGGAACAAGACCGTCGGCTCAATGGCGCAGGCGATCGATACGTTCCTCGCGAAACGGATAGTAACCGCCGGGCCCGGCAAGTGA
- a CDS encoding Rne/Rng family ribonuclease, with protein sequence MPNKMLIDATHPEETRVVVVRGNRVEEFDFETAQRKQLRGNIYLAKVTRVEPSLQAAFIEYGGNRHGFLAFSEIHPDYYQIPVADRQALIEADERAHREAEEESENRSSHRRRSRHRNARRRGHGDRVQSDVIENAGQDPAQAPQPYEDEPHEHHGVYAGEAQAHEAGHGDDAAHPDHEAHDHEPQGHDADHAHDPHEDDAPRSSEPAETVSEAPVAEAAPEAVTPTEAPVAEAAAEPAHPEGAHDEHHDHEHEDAHEHAADAAEPPHVEHAGEGYAAAAVDEFAPAPEGDDGHDDEDDAEEAEEDVVESVGGDDVLEEVPERPFRPRRQYKIQEVIKRRQVMLVQVVKEERGNKGAALTTYLSLAGRYAVLMPNTARGGGISRKITSAQDRSRLKEVVQDLDVPEGMGIILRTAGASRTKPEIKRDFEYLIRMWETVRDMTLRSQAPTLVYEEGSLIKRSLRDLYNKEIDEIQVAGEAGYQEARDFMKMLMPSNVRAVKQYRDGQPLFSRMGVESQLDAMFSPTVQLRSGGYVVINQTEALVSIDVNSGRSTREHHIEDTALKTNLEAAEEVARQLRLRDLAGLIVIDFIDMDEKRNNRAVERKLSDCLRQDRARIQVGRISHFGLLEMSRQRIRASVLESSTEPCPQCGGSGHVRSVSSVALQLLRGIEEILMKGATHNLVVRTRTDVALYVLNHKRGHLRDLENAFKVTLAVVADATVSGQQSYIIDRGEQVHTLEAAKALLAAQAAAFPPQVEEAYDDDDAYDFETESEVETEETEGLTDEATEAAPGDGEGDGHRRKRRRRRRGRGEQREGGAPREDGDVVRAAGEPVEGAAVEDAETDEDEGDEQVGVVRGDQPPGERRPRRRGRRGGRRRRGGPEDGLAGSIADELGPTSAPEAANAAADFDGGSAEPAPSLVHTEIQPEPVAEPATMQPASDVQPEPVASAPVPAAEEAAQETERAAARRRSTVREKVSFLTSAPAEPAPAANASAPEPVATPASTPAEPAQETSTDAAPRKAGWWSRRFGGGE encoded by the coding sequence ATGCCCAACAAGATGTTGATCGACGCGACCCACCCGGAAGAGACCCGGGTCGTTGTGGTCCGCGGCAACCGCGTCGAAGAATTTGATTTCGAGACCGCCCAGCGCAAGCAGCTGCGCGGCAATATCTATCTCGCAAAGGTCACGCGCGTAGAGCCGTCGCTGCAAGCGGCGTTCATCGAGTATGGCGGCAACCGCCATGGCTTCCTGGCCTTCAGCGAAATCCATCCGGACTACTATCAGATCCCGGTCGCCGACCGTCAGGCGCTGATCGAGGCCGACGAGCGCGCCCACCGCGAGGCCGAGGAAGAGAGCGAGAACCGCTCCAGCCATCGTCGCCGCTCGCGTCACCGCAACGCCCGCCGCCGCGGCCATGGCGACCGCGTCCAGAGCGACGTGATCGAGAATGCCGGCCAGGATCCCGCACAGGCGCCCCAGCCCTATGAGGACGAGCCGCATGAGCACCACGGCGTCTATGCCGGCGAGGCGCAGGCGCACGAGGCCGGGCATGGCGACGATGCCGCCCATCCCGATCATGAGGCGCACGACCACGAACCGCAGGGTCACGATGCGGATCATGCGCACGATCCCCACGAGGACGATGCGCCGCGTTCGAGCGAACCGGCGGAAACGGTAAGCGAAGCACCGGTTGCGGAAGCCGCACCTGAAGCCGTGACGCCAACCGAGGCCCCCGTCGCCGAGGCGGCTGCCGAGCCCGCGCATCCGGAAGGCGCGCACGACGAGCATCATGACCATGAGCATGAGGATGCGCACGAACATGCAGCCGATGCTGCTGAGCCGCCGCATGTCGAGCACGCCGGCGAAGGGTATGCCGCGGCTGCGGTGGACGAATTCGCCCCTGCTCCGGAAGGCGACGATGGCCATGACGACGAGGACGATGCCGAGGAAGCCGAAGAGGACGTCGTCGAATCCGTCGGCGGCGACGACGTTCTGGAGGAAGTTCCGGAGCGCCCGTTCCGTCCGCGCCGCCAGTACAAGATTCAGGAAGTCATCAAGCGCCGCCAGGTGATGCTTGTTCAGGTCGTCAAGGAAGAGCGCGGCAACAAGGGCGCGGCGTTGACGACCTACCTGTCGCTGGCCGGCCGCTACGCCGTCTTGATGCCCAACACCGCGCGCGGCGGCGGCATCAGCCGCAAGATCACCTCGGCCCAGGACCGTTCGCGGTTGAAGGAAGTGGTGCAGGACCTCGACGTGCCCGAAGGCATGGGAATCATCCTGCGCACCGCCGGCGCCTCGCGCACCAAGCCCGAGATCAAGCGCGACTTCGAATATCTGATCCGGATGTGGGAGACCGTGCGCGACATGACATTGCGCTCGCAGGCCCCCACCCTCGTCTACGAGGAAGGCTCGCTGATCAAGCGCTCGCTGCGCGATCTCTACAACAAGGAAATCGACGAGATCCAGGTCGCCGGCGAAGCCGGCTATCAGGAAGCCCGCGACTTCATGAAGATGCTGATGCCCTCGAACGTGCGGGCGGTGAAGCAGTATCGCGACGGCCAGCCGCTGTTCTCGCGGATGGGTGTCGAGAGCCAGCTCGATGCGATGTTCTCGCCGACCGTGCAGCTCCGTTCCGGCGGCTATGTCGTCATCAACCAGACCGAGGCGCTGGTCTCGATCGACGTCAACTCCGGCCGCTCGACCCGCGAGCACCACATCGAGGACACCGCGCTCAAGACCAATCTGGAAGCGGCCGAGGAAGTGGCCCGGCAATTGCGTCTTCGCGACCTCGCCGGTCTCATCGTCATCGACTTCATCGACATGGACGAGAAGCGCAACAACCGCGCGGTCGAGCGCAAGCTCTCCGACTGCCTGCGGCAGGACCGCGCGCGGATCCAGGTCGGACGGATCTCGCATTTCGGCCTCCTCGAAATGTCGCGCCAGCGCATCCGCGCCAGCGTGCTGGAGAGCTCGACCGAGCCCTGCCCGCAATGCGGCGGCTCGGGCCATGTGCGTTCAGTGTCCTCGGTCGCGCTGCAATTGCTGCGCGGCATCGAGGAAATCCTGATGAAGGGCGCCACCCACAATCTCGTGGTGCGCACCCGTACCGACGTCGCACTCTATGTGCTGAACCATAAGCGCGGCCATCTGCGCGATCTCGAAAATGCCTTCAAGGTTACGCTGGCCGTTGTGGCCGACGCCACCGTCAGCGGCCAGCAGTCCTACATCATCGACCGCGGCGAGCAGGTCCACACGCTGGAGGCCGCCAAGGCGCTGCTGGCGGCGCAGGCTGCCGCCTTCCCGCCGCAGGTCGAGGAAGCCTATGACGACGACGACGCGTACGACTTCGAGACCGAATCCGAGGTCGAGACCGAGGAAACGGAAGGCCTGACCGACGAAGCCACTGAGGCAGCGCCCGGTGACGGCGAAGGCGACGGTCATCGTCGCAAGCGGCGCCGGCGCCGGCGTGGCCGCGGCGAGCAGCGCGAAGGCGGCGCCCCGCGCGAGGACGGTGATGTGGTTCGCGCCGCCGGCGAGCCGGTCGAAGGCGCGGCCGTGGAGGACGCTGAAACCGACGAGGACGAAGGCGACGAACAGGTGGGCGTGGTCCGTGGCGATCAGCCTCCTGGCGAGCGGCGTCCGCGCCGCCGCGGCCGGCGCGGCGGACGCCGCCGGCGTGGCGGACCGGAAGACGGGCTTGCCGGATCGATCGCCGACGAGCTCGGCCCGACCTCGGCGCCGGAAGCCGCCAACGCGGCGGCCGATTTCGACGGCGGCTCGGCCGAGCCCGCACCGTCCCTGGTGCATACTGAAATTCAGCCCGAGCCGGTCGCTGAGCCGGCGACGATGCAGCCTGCGTCCGACGTCCAGCCGGAACCGGTCGCCAGTGCACCCGTCCCGGCCGCTGAAGAAGCCGCGCAAGAGACCGAGCGCGCTGCGGCACGGCGGCGTTCGACCGTGCGCGAGAAGGTCAGCTTCCTGACCAGCGCACCGGCCGAACCGGCGCCCGCCGCCAACGCGAGCGCGCCGGAGCCGGTCGCAACGCCCGCGTCCACTCCGGCTGAGCCGGCACAAGAGACATCCACTGACGCTGCGCCACGCAAGGCAGGCTGGTGGTCGCGGCGTTTCGGCGGCGGCGAATAG
- a CDS encoding dicarboxylate/amino acid:cation symporter, with translation MAATIATEAPASAAKKPWYRILYVQVLIAIVLGALVGWLWPALATNDWIKALGDGFIKLIKMVIAPIIFCTVVSGISHIQDAKKVGRIGVKALVYFEVVSTFALVIGLLVGNFVRPGHGFGGSMANAQAVAGYAKQAEAQKSVDFFLHIIPDTVVGAFAQGEILQVLLFSILFGFALMGLGERGHTIRAFIDDAAHAVFGVIAIVMKAAPIGAFGAMAFTIGKFGTGAILNLLGLIATFYVTAALFVFVVLGVIARIVGFSIFKFLAYIKDELLIVLGTSSSESALPSLMEKLERLGCSKSVVGLVVPTGYSFNLDGTNIYMTLATLFIAQALGFDLTFGQQLTILLVAMLTSKGASGITGAGFITLAATLAVVDPRLVPGMAILLGIDKFMSECRALTNLCGNGVACVVVSWWEGELDHDRLIANLNREIDPTDVETAITTG, from the coding sequence ATGGCGGCAACGATTGCGACGGAAGCGCCCGCGAGCGCGGCGAAAAAGCCCTGGTACAGGATTCTCTACGTCCAGGTGCTGATCGCCATCGTGCTCGGCGCGCTGGTCGGCTGGTTGTGGCCGGCGCTCGCGACCAATGACTGGATCAAGGCGCTCGGCGACGGCTTCATCAAGCTGATCAAGATGGTGATCGCGCCGATCATCTTCTGCACCGTGGTTTCAGGCATTTCGCATATACAAGATGCCAAGAAGGTCGGCCGGATCGGCGTCAAGGCGCTGGTCTATTTCGAGGTCGTCTCGACCTTCGCGCTTGTCATCGGCCTTCTGGTCGGTAACTTCGTCCGGCCCGGGCACGGTTTTGGCGGCAGCATGGCGAACGCGCAGGCGGTCGCCGGCTACGCCAAGCAGGCCGAAGCGCAGAAGTCGGTCGATTTCTTCCTGCACATCATTCCTGACACCGTGGTGGGCGCCTTTGCGCAGGGCGAAATCCTGCAGGTGCTGCTGTTCTCGATCCTGTTCGGCTTTGCGCTGATGGGGCTCGGCGAGCGCGGCCACACCATCCGCGCCTTCATCGATGATGCCGCGCACGCCGTATTCGGCGTCATCGCCATCGTGATGAAGGCGGCCCCGATCGGCGCGTTCGGTGCGATGGCGTTCACGATCGGCAAGTTCGGCACCGGCGCAATCCTCAACCTGCTCGGGCTGATCGCGACCTTCTACGTTACCGCGGCGCTGTTCGTGTTCGTGGTGCTCGGCGTGATCGCGCGGATCGTCGGCTTCTCGATTTTCAAATTCCTCGCCTACATCAAGGACGAGCTCTTGATCGTGCTCGGCACATCGTCGTCGGAAAGCGCGCTGCCGTCCTTGATGGAGAAGCTCGAGCGGCTCGGTTGCTCCAAGTCGGTGGTGGGTCTCGTGGTGCCGACCGGCTACTCGTTCAATCTCGACGGCACGAATATCTACATGACGCTGGCGACGCTGTTCATCGCGCAGGCGCTCGGCTTCGATCTCACCTTCGGCCAGCAATTGACCATCCTGCTGGTGGCGATGCTGACTTCGAAGGGCGCGTCCGGCATTACCGGCGCCGGTTTCATCACGCTGGCGGCCACGCTCGCGGTGGTCGATCCGCGGCTGGTGCCGGGCATGGCGATCCTCCTCGGCATCGACAAGTTCATGAGTGAGTGCCGCGCGCTGACCAATCTGTGCGGCAACGGTGTCGCCTGCGTGGTGGTATCGTGGTGGGAGGGCGAACTCGATCACGACCGGCTGATCGCCAATCTCAACAGGGAAATCGATCCGACCGACGTCGAGACCGCGATCACGACGGGATAA
- a CDS encoding biotin transporter BioY — translation MSARTMPEAVVPSHFPLAALLWPHRADGSSGVFRSVILIALGTALLTLSAKVNLPLPYVPMTLQTLVVLMIGAAYGWRLGSATLLAYLAEGAIGLPVFAGPVGGLAPLFGPTAGYLFGFVAAAFITGWLAEHGWDRSVPLLFVAMALGHLLILAAGFGWLAFGIKLGVEKAWLVGIAPFIAASLIKNALGAALVPAIRRIFDSRE, via the coding sequence GTGTCTGCCAGAACCATGCCCGAAGCCGTTGTCCCGTCGCATTTTCCGCTTGCAGCGCTGCTGTGGCCGCATCGCGCGGACGGTTCATCCGGTGTGTTCCGTAGCGTGATCCTAATCGCGCTGGGAACGGCGCTGCTGACGTTGTCGGCCAAGGTCAATCTGCCGTTGCCCTACGTGCCGATGACGCTGCAAACGCTGGTCGTGCTGATGATCGGGGCGGCCTATGGCTGGCGGCTCGGCAGCGCCACGCTGCTCGCCTATCTCGCCGAAGGGGCGATCGGATTACCGGTATTCGCCGGCCCTGTCGGCGGTCTTGCGCCGCTCTTCGGCCCGACGGCCGGATATCTCTTCGGGTTCGTGGCAGCAGCCTTCATCACCGGCTGGCTTGCCGAACACGGCTGGGATCGATCGGTGCCGCTTCTGTTCGTTGCGATGGCACTCGGACACCTTCTCATCCTCGCCGCCGGATTTGGCTGGCTGGCATTCGGCATCAAGCTTGGCGTTGAAAAGGCGTGGCTGGTCGGCATTGCGCCGTTCATCGCGGCATCGCTGATTAAGAACGCACTTGGCGCTGCTCTGGTACCGGCGATCAGGCGGATTTTCGATTCCCGCGAATAG
- a CDS encoding aminotransferase class I/II-fold pyridoxal phosphate-dependent enzyme: MLESTLRDRARALLTPSARSNVPPFMVMDVMAAAARIEKAGGHVIHMEVGQPAAPAPRCAIAAAHRALDEARIDYTSALGMPSLRARIARHYRDSYGCTVDADRIVVTTGSSGGFILAFLSMFEPGDRVAVTVPGYPPYRHILTALGCEPVLIETSSATRHALTGEALLAAHRKTPLKGVLVGSPANPTGTMMSREALTGLIHAAESAGIRFISDEIYHGLDYAFPAVTAAELSPHALVINSFSKYFCMTGWRVGWMVVPEQLVRPIERLQQNLSISVPTLSQIAAEAAFEGREEMEAIKHGYEENRRILIEGLPKAGLTKFLPADGAFYLYADVSDFTSDSFEFAGRMLEKAHVAATPGVDFDPIHGRNFIRFSYARSADEMREAVTRIARWLR, translated from the coding sequence ATGCTGGAATCGACACTTAGAGACCGCGCAAGAGCGCTGCTGACACCCTCGGCGCGGAGCAATGTTCCACCCTTCATGGTGATGGATGTGATGGCGGCTGCCGCCCGTATCGAGAAGGCCGGCGGCCACGTGATTCACATGGAGGTCGGGCAGCCTGCGGCGCCGGCGCCACGCTGCGCGATTGCAGCGGCTCACCGAGCGCTCGACGAGGCGCGGATCGATTACACCTCGGCGCTCGGCATGCCGTCGCTGCGCGCGCGCATCGCGCGGCACTACCGCGATAGTTACGGCTGTACCGTCGACGCCGACCGTATCGTGGTTACGACCGGCTCCTCCGGCGGATTCATCCTCGCGTTTCTGTCGATGTTCGAACCGGGCGACCGGGTCGCGGTGACGGTGCCGGGTTATCCGCCGTACCGGCACATCCTGACCGCGCTGGGCTGCGAGCCGGTGCTGATCGAGACGTCGAGCGCGACACGCCACGCGCTGACCGGGGAAGCGCTGCTGGCGGCTCATCGCAAGACGCCGCTGAAGGGCGTCCTGGTCGGCAGCCCCGCCAACCCGACGGGAACGATGATGTCGCGCGAGGCGCTCACCGGCCTGATCCATGCGGCCGAGAGCGCGGGCATCCGCTTCATCTCCGACGAAATCTATCATGGCCTCGACTACGCATTTCCAGCAGTGACGGCGGCGGAGCTTTCGCCGCATGCCCTCGTCATCAACTCGTTCTCGAAATATTTCTGCATGACCGGCTGGCGGGTCGGCTGGATGGTGGTGCCGGAGCAGTTGGTGCGGCCGATCGAACGGCTGCAGCAGAACCTGTCGATATCGGTGCCGACGTTGTCGCAGATCGCGGCCGAAGCGGCGTTCGAGGGCCGCGAGGAGATGGAAGCGATCAAGCACGGCTATGAGGAGAACCGCCGCATCCTGATCGAGGGACTGCCGAAGGCCGGCCTCACCAAGTTCCTGCCCGCTGATGGCGCCTTCTACCTCTATGCCGATGTTTCGGATTTCACGTCAGACAGTTTCGAATTTGCCGGCCGCATGCTGGAGAAGGCGCATGTGGCGGCAACGCCAGGCGTCGATTTCGATCCGATCCACGGCCGCAACTTCATCCGCTTCTCCTATGCGCGCTCAGCCGACGAGATGCGCGAAGCGGTGACGCGCATCGCGCGTTGGCTGCGATAA
- a CDS encoding M48 family metalloprotease: MQLRIALRQTSLKFTALTTALALVVAPMAATAQENRGPPVLRDAETEQLLREYTRPILRAAGLEKQNIQMVIINQSVFNAFVADGRRIFVNYGAILQSETPNQIIGVMAHETGHLAGGHLAKMREQMAQAQTQMIIAMLLGAGAMVAGARGGGSNSGLTNAGAAMFSAQGEVIRRNLLSYVRQQEENADKAGVKFLNTTGQSSRGMWETFKRFTDESLFAARGSDPYVQSHPMPSERVAALQELARSSPYWDKKDDPALQLRHDMVRAKISAFMERQDTVYRRYPMSNNSLPSRYAHAIATYRHGDLRSALAQIDSLIQQQPNNPYFHEVRGQALLEGGKPQEAIAPLKKAVQLSNNSPLIEMMLGQALVATGNNAYTDEAITILRAAVARESEAPLGYTQLAIAYGRKGDYAQADLASAQAAYLRGDNKTARDLASRAKTRFAIGTPGWVKADDIVSAKPLPGQKSN; this comes from the coding sequence ATGCAGCTCCGTATCGCCCTGCGCCAGACATCGTTGAAATTCACCGCTCTTACCACCGCCCTCGCGCTAGTCGTTGCGCCCATGGCGGCGACGGCGCAGGAGAACCGCGGTCCGCCCGTGCTCCGCGATGCTGAGACGGAGCAGTTGCTGCGGGAATATACCCGCCCGATCCTGCGCGCCGCCGGTCTGGAAAAGCAGAACATCCAGATGGTGATCATCAACCAGAGCGTGTTCAACGCTTTCGTTGCAGACGGCCGGCGCATCTTCGTGAACTACGGCGCGATCCTGCAGTCGGAGACGCCGAACCAGATCATCGGCGTGATGGCGCATGAAACCGGCCACCTCGCCGGCGGGCACCTCGCCAAGATGCGCGAGCAGATGGCGCAGGCCCAGACCCAGATGATCATTGCCATGCTGCTCGGTGCCGGCGCCATGGTCGCGGGCGCGCGCGGCGGCGGCAGCAACAGTGGATTGACCAATGCCGGCGCGGCGATGTTCTCCGCGCAGGGCGAGGTGATCCGCCGCAATTTGCTCTCCTATGTGCGCCAGCAGGAGGAAAATGCCGACAAGGCCGGCGTGAAGTTTCTGAACACCACCGGCCAATCATCGCGCGGCATGTGGGAGACCTTCAAACGCTTCACCGACGAAAGCCTGTTTGCGGCGCGCGGCTCGGACCCCTACGTTCAATCGCACCCGATGCCATCCGAGCGTGTCGCCGCGCTACAAGAACTGGCGCGATCGAGCCCCTATTGGGACAAGAAGGACGACCCTGCCCTGCAACTCCGCCACGACATGGTGCGCGCCAAAATCTCGGCGTTCATGGAACGGCAGGACACCGTGTACCGTCGCTATCCGATGTCCAACAACAGCCTGCCGTCGCGCTATGCCCATGCCATCGCAACCTATCGGCACGGCGACCTGCGCAGTGCGCTTGCCCAGATCGATTCCCTGATCCAGCAGCAACCCAACAATCCCTATTTCCATGAGGTGCGCGGCCAGGCGCTGCTGGAGGGTGGCAAGCCGCAGGAGGCGATTGCGCCGCTGAAGAAGGCGGTCCAGCTCTCCAACAACTCGCCGCTGATCGAGATGATGCTCGGGCAGGCCCTGGTGGCGACCGGTAACAACGCCTACACCGACGAGGCCATCACGATCCTGCGCGCGGCGGTCGCCCGCGAGAGCGAAGCGCCGCTCGGCTACACCCAGCTCGCGATAGCCTATGGCCGCAAGGGCGACTACGCGCAGGCCGATCTGGCCTCCGCCCAGGCCGCCTACCTTCGCGGCGACAACAAGACCGCGCGCGACCTGGCCTCGCGCGCCAAGACGCGCTTCGCGATCGGGACGCCCGGGTGGGTCAAAGCTGACGACATTGTGAGCGCCAAGCCGCTGCCCGGCCAGAAGAGCAACTAG
- a CDS encoding DsbA family protein codes for MPSFRLLAPALLALALCGAPQAASAQSFTDAQRGDIETIVRNYLIAHPEVLEEAMAELSKRQAAAEVAKHEAGVAANAEAIFNSPRGVTLGNKDGDVTFVEFFDYNCGYCKRAMADMMELMKADPKLKIVLKEFPVLSAGSVEAAQVGVAVRMQDPTGKKYLDFHQKLLTGRGAADKARAMAAAKEAGLDMAKLEKDLSSAEVRNTLEENFKLAEAMGMNGTPSYVIGKQVVIGAVGVESLREKISNARCGKATC; via the coding sequence ATGCCCTCGTTCCGTCTTCTCGCCCCCGCATTGCTCGCTCTCGCGCTCTGCGGCGCACCGCAGGCCGCTTCCGCGCAGAGCTTCACCGACGCGCAGCGCGGCGATATCGAGACGATCGTCCGCAACTACCTGATCGCGCATCCCGAGGTGCTTGAAGAAGCGATGGCCGAGCTCAGCAAGCGCCAGGCCGCCGCCGAAGTCGCCAAGCATGAAGCCGGCGTCGCCGCCAACGCAGAAGCCATCTTCAATTCGCCGCGCGGCGTCACGCTCGGCAACAAGGACGGCGACGTCACCTTCGTCGAGTTCTTCGATTACAATTGCGGCTACTGCAAGCGTGCGATGGCCGACATGATGGAGCTGATGAAGGCCGATCCGAAGCTCAAGATCGTGCTCAAGGAATTTCCGGTCTTGAGCGCGGGGTCGGTCGAGGCCGCCCAGGTTGGCGTCGCCGTGCGCATGCAGGATCCGACCGGCAAGAAATATCTCGACTTCCACCAGAAGCTGCTCACCGGCCGCGGCGCCGCCGACAAGGCGCGGGCGATGGCGGCAGCCAAGGAAGCCGGGCTCGACATGGCCAAGCTGGAGAAGGATCTCTCGAGCGCCGAGGTACGCAACACGCTCGAGGAGAACTTCAAGCTCGCCGAGGCGATGGGCATGAACGGCACGCCGAGCTACGTCATCGGCAAGCAGGTCGTGATCGGCGCGGTTGGCGTCGAGAGCCTGCGCGAGAAGATCAGCAACGCCCGCTGCGGCAAGGCGACCTGCTGA
- a CDS encoding DUF1236 domain-containing protein, with protein MSNRFLMTVAAAALIAGTGFANAQGTGMGRGDAGSAGSAAQQSAPSSERGGASSGGAMQRDDSSKSGMKGAQSEPKSMGAEKSQRAEEHGKGGKDMKAEGKEGGMKSEKSQTTGQGTGSSTMQKDQGTTQHRDQTTQGRDRDQMQNRDQKAQGQQDRTQSQTQTQGGAAGQSSTTTGQAGAGGKLSTEQRTQITSVIKEQRVQPVTNVNFSVSVGTRVPRDVTFHTLPERVVTIYPEWRRYKFILVKEQIVIVDPNTYEIVAILES; from the coding sequence ATGAGTAATCGCTTTCTGATGACGGTCGCCGCGGCGGCTCTTATCGCCGGAACCGGCTTTGCGAACGCGCAAGGTACCGGCATGGGACGTGGCGACGCGGGGTCGGCCGGTTCTGCGGCGCAGCAGAGCGCGCCTTCTTCCGAGCGGGGCGGCGCCTCGTCCGGCGGTGCCATGCAGCGCGATGACAGCAGCAAATCTGGCATGAAGGGGGCGCAGTCCGAGCCGAAGTCGATGGGCGCTGAAAAGAGCCAGCGCGCCGAAGAGCACGGCAAGGGCGGCAAGGACATGAAGGCCGAGGGCAAGGAAGGTGGCATGAAGTCCGAGAAGAGCCAGACCACCGGCCAGGGCACCGGCTCGAGCACGATGCAGAAGGATCAGGGCACGACGCAGCATCGTGACCAGACGACCCAGGGCCGCGACCGCGACCAGATGCAGAACCGCGACCAGAAGGCTCAGGGCCAGCAGGACCGCACCCAGTCGCAAACCCAGACCCAGGGCGGAGCAGCGGGCCAGAGCAGCACAACGACGGGTCAGGCCGGCGCGGGCGGCAAGCTCTCGACCGAGCAGCGCACCCAGATCACCAGCGTGATCAAGGAGCAGCGCGTGCAGCCGGTGACCAACGTGAACTTCTCGGTGTCGGTCGGCACCCGCGTGCCGCGTGACGTCACGTTCCATACGCTGCCGGAGCGTGTCGTGACGATCTATCCGGAATGGCGCAGGTATAAGTTCATCCTGGTCAAGGAGCAGATCGTGATCGTGGATCCGAACACCTATGAGATCGTGGCGATTCTGGAATCCTGA